From the Carya illinoinensis cultivar Pawnee chromosome 4, C.illinoinensisPawnee_v1, whole genome shotgun sequence genome, one window contains:
- the LOC122307978 gene encoding respiratory burst oxidase homolog protein C-like, with protein sequence MDIHDDSVAAQSVKTSTVASDHERDPQLTSIASGFEKRTLFGSSVVRSASARIRQVSLELKRLTSFSKRVPPARFERTKSAATHALRGLKFISETDGNVGWPAVEKLFIKLTASTNGSLHRSLFGQCIGMNEDSKEFAGNLFDALARKRGIKGESINKAQLKEFWDQISDQSFDSRLRTFFDMVDKDADGRITEDEIREIISLSASANKLSNIQKQAKEFAALIMEELDPDNCGYIMMDTLEVLLLQTPNRSIKGGDGLNLSKKLSQQLKYPQENNPFRRWCQCTNYFLEDNWQRVWVIALWIGVMCGLFVYKYVQYRNKAAYEVMGHCVCMAKGAAETLKLNMALILLPVCRNTITYLRNKSRLGVVVPFDDNLNFHKIIAVGIAIGTGIHSISHLACDFPRLIHATSDKYELMEPFFGDQPSNYWHFVKSIEGVTGILMVILMGIAFTLAAPWFRRSTLKLPKTLKNLTGFNAFWYSHHLFIIVYILLILHGIYVYLIKEWYKKTTWMYLAVPLTLYACERSIRAFRSSIEPVTILKVAVYRGNVLSLHMSKPEGFQYKSGQYMFVNCAAVSPFEWHPFSLTSAPGDDYLSVHIRAVGDWTKQLRTRFSKVCEQGDPNGESGLVKADFLQEDSHTICPRVLIDGPYGAPAQEYKNYEVVLLVGLGIGATPMISIMKDIVNNNRAVEEEEMKALEKGSKTSAEAEGASVNEFHTRRAYFYWVTREQGSFDWFKGEMNEVAELDNRGVIELHTYCTCVYQEGDARSALITMLQSLNHAKNGVDIVSGTRVKSHFAKPDWRTVYERIARNHTHSRVGVFYCGPAALAKELRQLAADLSHKGSTKFDFHKENF encoded by the exons ATGGACATTCATGACGACTCTGTTGCTGCTCAGAGCGTTAAGACTTCTACGGTTGCTTCTGATCATGAAAGAGATCCCCAGTTGACTTCAATCGCCAGTGGTTTCGAGAAGAGAACCTTATTCGGTTCCTCAGTAGTAAGAAGCGCTTCTGCACGTATCAGGCAGGTCTCTCTGGAACTAAAGCGTCTCACCTCCTTCTCAAAACGTGTCCCTCCCGCTCGTTTTGAGCGTACCAAGTCTGCAGCAACTCATGCTTTGAGGGGCCTCAAGTTTATCAGCGAGACAGATGGTAACGTTGGCTGGCCTGCCGTTGAGAAACTATTCATCAAGCTCACGGCTTCCACCAATGGCTCTCTACACCGTTCGCTCTTTGGACAATGCATTG GAATGAATGAAGACTCTAAGGAGTTTGCAGGAAACCTTTTTGATGCACTTGCTCGTAAACGAGGTATAAAGGGTGAATCTATCAACAAGGCCCAGCTGAAAGAATTCTGGGACCAGATTTCTGATCAGAGCTTCGACTCCAGGCTACGAACTTTCTTTGACAT GGTTGATAAAGATGCTGATGGCAGAATCACAGAAGACGAAATCAGAGAG ATTATCAGCCTAAGTGCTTCTGCCAACAAGCTCTCCAATATCCAGAAACAAGCAAAGGAATTTGCAGCTTTGATCATGGAAGAGTTAGATCCAGACAACTGTGGATACATCATG ATGGACACCCTCGAAGTGCTTCTGTTGCAAACACCAAACCGGTCTATAAAAGGTGGAGATGGCCTGAACTTGAGCAAAAAGTTGAGCCAGCAACTCAAGTATCCACAGGAGAACAATCCGTTCCGGAGATGGTGCCAATGCACAAACTATTTCTTAGAAGACAACTGGCAGAGAGTTTGGGTAATCGCACTGTGGATCGGAGTTATGTGTGGCCTTTTTGTATACAAGTATGTGCAATATCGAAACAAAGCTGCATATGAGGTAATGGGCCATTGTGTATGCATGGCAAAAGGTGCAGCCGAGACACTTAAGTTGAACATGGCACTTATATTATTACCAGTTTGCAGAAACACCATCACCTATCTCAGGAATAAGAGCAGACTAGGAGTTGTCGTTCCTTTTGATGACAACCTCAATTTCCATAAG ATAATAGCAGTTGGAATCGCAATTGGAACTGGAATACATTCAATTTCTCATCTGGCTTGTGATTTTCCTCGCCTTATTCATGCAACCAGTGACAAGTACGAGTTGATGGAACCTTTCTTTGGGGATCAACCATCAAACTACTGGCATTTTGTCAAGTCTATAGAAGGAGTGACTGGAATCTTAATGGTAATCTTGATGGGGATAGCCTTTACGCTAGCAGCCCCATGGTTCAGGAGAAGTACGCTCAAGCTACCCAAAACCCTTAAAAATCTCACTGGCTTCAATGCCTTTTGGTATTCCCACCACCTCTTCATCATTGTTTACATTCTGCTGATTCTACATGGCATTTACGTCTACCTGATTAAGGAATGGTACAAGAAAACG ACCTGGATGTATTTGGCCGTTCCGCTGACTCTTTATGCATGTGAAAGATCGATTAGGGCATTCAGATCCAGCATCGAGCCGGTTACGATACTAAAG GTGGCTGTTTATCGTGGAAATGTATTGTCGCTTCACATGTCGAAGCCCGAGGGCTTCCAGTACAAAAGTGGGCAATACATGTTTGTCAATTGTGCTGCTGTGTCTCCATTTGAATG GCACCCATTTTCCCTGACCTCAGCCCCTGGAGACGACTACCTTAGTGTCCATATACGAGCTGTCGGTGATTGGACAAAACAACTCAGAACAAGGTTCTCAAAG GTGTGTGAGCAAGGTGATCCTAATGGGGAAAGTGGACTCGTCAAAGCTGATTTCTTGCAAGAGGATAGCCATACAAT TTGTCCAAGAGTTCTGATCGACGGTCCATATGGAGCGCCAGCACAAGAGTACAAGAACTATGAGGTGGTATTGTTAGTGGGGCTGGGAATTGGGGCAACCCCAATGATCAGTATAATGAAAGACATAGTGAACAACAACAGGGCCGTGGAAGAGGAGGAGATGAAAGCTTTAGAGAAAGGAAGTAAAACATCAGCAGAAGCAGAAGGAGCAAGTGTGAATGAGTTCCACACTAGGAGGGCATACTTCTACTGGGTAACAAGGGAGCAGGGCTCCTTTGACTGGTTTAAGGGTGAAATGAATGAGGTGGCTGAACTGGACAACAGGGGAGTGATTGAGCTCCACACTTACTGCACCTGTGtctaccaagagggtgatgcccGTTCTGCTCTCATTACCATGTTGCAGTCTCTCAACCATGCCAAGAATGGCGTCGACATCGTCTCTGGTACACGTGTCAAGTCCCACTTTGCCAAGCCCGATTGGCGGACTGTCTACGAGCGCATTGCCCGCAATCACACCCACTCCCGAGTAG GGGTCTTCTACTGCGGGCCAGCCGCCCTCGCTAAAGAGTTACGACAGCTAGCAGCGGATTTATCTCACAAGGGCTCCACCAAATTTGATTTCCACAAAGAAAATTTCTGA